A genomic stretch from Fusarium musae strain F31 chromosome 9, whole genome shotgun sequence includes:
- a CDS encoding hypothetical protein (EggNog:ENOG41), with the protein AIVFCNSDSDSEPDCFRPIFDLPAISNTFEKKNLAQFSGKTGQLVNSRINDQFIASTTTGKTYKELLEGSQIVNDGFLNALSDLYKVLPAENRQPVGSLWTEASKKYNPGGNALGLDVEKKGTYIAWAEVIEWSGDEHNEAVFKWIEDTTWAIANATQKAGLYDPFTYKGDAAGF; encoded by the exons TGCAATCGTCTTCTGCAACAGCGATTCAGATTCGGAACCTGACTGCTTTAGACCAATCTTCGATCTCCCAGCTATTTCTAACACGTTTGAGAAAAAGAATCTTGCTCAGTTCTCGGGTAAGACTGGCCAGCTCGTCAACTCCAGGATCAACGACCAGTTCATCGCCAGTACCACTACGGGTAAAACATATAAAGAGCTACTCGAAGGAAGCCAGATAGTGAACGATGGCTTTCTGAACGCACTTTCCGACTTGTACAAGGTCCTCCCCGCTGAGAACCGT CAGCCTGTCGGCTCTCTCTGGACTGAAGCTTCTAAGAAGTACAACCCAGGAGGCAATGCTCTAGGTttggatgttgagaagaagggcacGTACATTGCTTGGGCAGAGGTTATTGAGTGGAGTGGCGATGAGCACAACGAGGCTGTGTTCAAGTGGATCGAGGACACGACTTGGGCAATTGCTAATGCCACCCAGAAGGCTGGACTGTATGATCCTTTCACTTATAAAGGAGATGCAGCTGGATTTTAG